In Hyphomicrobium denitrificans 1NES1, one DNA window encodes the following:
- the fic gene encoding protein adenylyltransferase Fic, which yields MAPNTKRPYNALPKLPPPLDLETKAVLKCCIAARTAVAELRRAGELIPDQSVLINTIPLLEAKDSSEIENIVTTNDALFREASQSEDGGDPAAKEAVRYRAALFAGYESLKSRPLTVRTAIDVCSRIKGVDMDLRKTPGTDLKNTFTGEIIYTPPEGEQVLRDLLTNWESFANSDDDLDPLIRMAVLHYQFEAIHPFPDGNGRTGRILNILVLIQAGLLDIPTLYLSRHIVRTKGDYYRLLQGVTARGEWEPWLIYMLSAVEATARWTNAKIRAVRDLMKNTSDYAKIGAPAAYSRELIEVIFAQPYTRIAHVIERDIAQRVSASRYLKQLVDIGILAEEKHGVQKLFINRKYMQLLSSDDHAFEPYPLEKLDKKRRS from the coding sequence ATGGCCCCGAACACAAAGCGCCCCTACAACGCCCTTCCCAAGCTGCCACCGCCGCTGGATTTGGAGACGAAGGCGGTGCTCAAATGCTGCATCGCTGCGCGTACTGCGGTTGCCGAGCTACGCAGGGCGGGGGAACTCATTCCCGATCAATCCGTCCTCATCAACACGATTCCCTTACTCGAAGCGAAGGACAGTTCGGAAATCGAAAATATCGTCACGACCAACGATGCATTGTTTCGCGAAGCCAGCCAGTCCGAAGACGGCGGCGATCCTGCTGCGAAAGAAGCCGTGCGATACAGAGCGGCACTCTTCGCCGGCTATGAATCACTGAAAAGCCGGCCACTGACAGTCCGTACAGCGATTGATGTCTGCAGCCGCATCAAAGGCGTGGATATGGATCTCAGAAAAACGCCCGGAACAGACCTCAAGAATACCTTTACCGGCGAAATCATATACACACCGCCCGAAGGTGAGCAGGTCTTGAGGGATCTGCTCACCAACTGGGAAAGCTTTGCGAATTCTGATGATGACCTCGATCCGCTCATCCGAATGGCGGTGCTTCATTATCAATTCGAAGCCATCCATCCTTTTCCCGACGGTAACGGGCGGACGGGGCGCATTCTGAATATCCTGGTGCTCATTCAGGCCGGATTGCTTGACATTCCGACGCTTTATCTCAGCCGCCATATCGTTCGTACGAAGGGCGATTATTACCGGTTGCTCCAGGGGGTGACGGCGAGGGGTGAGTGGGAACCGTGGCTCATTTATATGCTGAGCGCGGTCGAAGCGACCGCGAGGTGGACGAACGCCAAGATACGTGCCGTGCGCGACTTGATGAAGAACACCTCCGACTATGCGAAGATCGGGGCACCGGCAGCCTACTCCCGCGAACTGATCGAAGTCATTTTTGCGCAACCTTACACGCGCATCGCTCATGTCATCGAAAGAGACATCGCGCAGCGCGTCTCAGCCTCCCGCTATTTAAAGCAACTTGTCGATATCGGGATTCTCGCTGAAGAAAAGCACGGGGTCCAGAAGCTGTTCATCAACCGAAAGTACATGCAGCTCCTGAGCAGCGACGATCACGCGTTCGAGCCATATCCACTCGAAAAGCTGGACAAAAAAAGGCGGAGCTAG
- a CDS encoding GlcG/HbpS family heme-binding protein, translating into MLKLADARRIIDAAEKKAIEIGQPMNIAVVDEGANLISHIRMDKAWIGSINIAINKAFTARAFNISTKELAENSQPGDQFYGIHVSNHDRVMIFAGGIPLKDQNGVVIGAIGVSGGSGIQDQTVAEAGASAHTC; encoded by the coding sequence ATGCTGAAACTCGCCGACGCCCGCCGCATCATTGACGCCGCCGAAAAGAAAGCGATCGAGATCGGCCAGCCCATGAATATCGCGGTGGTTGACGAAGGTGCTAACCTCATTTCCCACATCCGCATGGATAAAGCCTGGATCGGCTCGATCAACATTGCGATCAACAAAGCCTTCACCGCTCGTGCTTTCAACATCTCGACGAAAGAGCTCGCAGAGAACAGCCAGCCGGGTGACCAGTTTTACGGCATCCACGTCTCCAACCACGATCGCGTCATGATCTTTGCAGGCGGCATTCCACTCAAGGATCAGAACGGCGTGGTGATCGGCGCCATCGGCGTCTCGGGCGGCAGCGGTATTCAGGATCAGACGGTCGCCGAAGCCGGCGCCTCGGCGCACACCTGCTGA
- a CDS encoding YggS family pyridoxal phosphate-dependent enzyme — protein sequence MEGRANQGLSVKDDGYHKTAPERLKRVRDEIVTAAEAAKRSPADVELIAVSKTFDIDAVRPVLAAGQRVFGENRVQEAERKWPVLKSGFADIELHLIGPLQSNKAKDAVALFDVLHTIDREKIARAIANEISRQQRALRLFVQVNTGEEPQKAGVMPREAKAFVEFCQGELKLPIVGLMCIPPVDEEPAVHFAFLAKLAKEAGLQGLSMGMSSDFETAIAFGATHVRVGSAIFGER from the coding sequence ATGGAGGGGCGAGCAAACCAGGGACTGAGCGTGAAAGACGACGGCTACCACAAAACCGCGCCCGAGAGGTTAAAACGCGTAAGGGATGAGATCGTTACCGCGGCGGAGGCGGCGAAGCGCTCTCCAGCGGATGTCGAGCTGATTGCGGTTTCAAAGACTTTCGATATTGACGCAGTGCGCCCCGTACTCGCAGCCGGTCAGCGGGTATTCGGCGAAAACCGCGTGCAGGAAGCCGAGCGCAAGTGGCCGGTTTTGAAGAGCGGGTTTGCGGATATCGAATTGCATCTGATTGGCCCCCTGCAATCGAACAAGGCCAAGGATGCGGTCGCGCTGTTCGACGTTCTTCATACGATTGATCGAGAAAAGATTGCGCGTGCGATTGCGAATGAAATTTCGCGGCAACAGCGCGCGCTCAGACTTTTCGTGCAGGTGAATACCGGCGAAGAACCTCAGAAGGCCGGCGTCATGCCGCGCGAGGCGAAAGCCTTCGTCGAGTTCTGCCAAGGAGAATTGAAGCTTCCAATCGTCGGGCTGATGTGCATCCCACCGGTGGATGAAGAACCGGCAGTGCATTTTGCATTTCTTGCGAAGCTTGCGAAAGAAGCGGGCCTTCAGGGTCTCAGCATGGGCATGAGCAGTGATTTCGAAACGGCAATTGCGTTCGGGGCAACGCATGTCCGAGTTGGGAGCGCGATTTTCGGGGAAAGGTAG